A part of Candidatus Binatia bacterium genomic DNA contains:
- a CDS encoding Flp family type IVb pilin, producing the protein MLKTLKKMIRDEEGATMVEYGLLVALIAMVALIAVTTLGKNLSSLFSTVATSV; encoded by the coding sequence ATGCTTAAGACTCTCAAGAAAATGATCCGCGATGAGGAAGGCGCCACGATGGTGGAGTACGGCCTGCTCGTCGCCCTGATCGCCATGGTGGCCCTCATTGCCGTTACGACGCTCGGTAAGAACCTGAGCTCGCTCTTCAGCACCGTCGCCACCTCGGTCTAG
- a CDS encoding Flp family type IVb pilin, which produces MITTLKALLRDESGAELVEYGLLASLIAIVAMVAVQALGKNVSTLYANAATSI; this is translated from the coding sequence ATGATTACTACTCTGAAAGCCCTACTGCGCGATGAAAGCGGCGCGGAGCTGGTCGAGTACGGGCTCCTGGCGAGCCTGATCGCCATCGTGGCGATGGTCGCCGTCCAGGCCCTCGGAAAGAACGTCAGCACGCTCTACGCCAACGCAGCCACCTCGATTTAG
- a CDS encoding Tad domain-containing protein, with the protein MLRRHEKGQIIPLVAISLTVLMGFGGLAVDHGYWEYTLRQQQNAADSAAIGGAQALANAGCPASSAAQTAALADAASNGYGSTGITVSNPPTTGAYSGNNCAVMVSIANQKKPSFFSRVLGYNQMYESTTATAQLVANNPTCMYMLSTTGTTQFNGANITATGCGISVNGTFTCGSNTITASSIGYAGSAPSCGSAKFSAATPAPQVAQTNPCPEIAGCAYLASNPPPVTNCKTLNANMNDSISPGCYNALTVGTCGTVTLQPGLYVLNGTSDFSNTNFVGNGVTFYVTNSGTPPDFSQSGTATLTPPTTGNYKNVLYYQVPTNTKAPNFSGPMNFSGLVYAPSATGVAFDGAKGTYSVVVFGSAKLNSTTAYTFASPPPSATIVKSVVLGQ; encoded by the coding sequence ATGTTGAGACGCCACGAAAAGGGGCAGATCATACCCCTGGTCGCGATTTCTCTCACCGTACTAATGGGATTCGGCGGCCTTGCCGTCGACCACGGCTACTGGGAATACACGCTTCGCCAGCAGCAAAACGCGGCCGACAGCGCCGCGATCGGCGGCGCCCAAGCGCTGGCCAACGCGGGATGCCCCGCCTCGAGCGCGGCTCAGACGGCGGCGCTCGCGGATGCGGCGAGCAACGGCTACGGCAGCACCGGCATCACGGTCAGCAACCCGCCGACGACCGGCGCATACTCCGGCAACAACTGCGCGGTCATGGTTTCGATCGCCAATCAGAAGAAGCCGTCGTTCTTTAGCCGGGTGCTCGGCTACAACCAGATGTATGAGTCGACCACGGCGACGGCCCAGCTCGTCGCCAACAACCCGACCTGCATGTACATGTTGAGCACGACGGGTACGACGCAGTTCAATGGCGCGAACATCACGGCGACCGGCTGCGGAATCTCGGTGAACGGCACGTTCACCTGCGGTTCCAACACGATCACCGCGAGCTCGATCGGCTACGCCGGCTCGGCGCCGAGCTGCGGCAGCGCGAAGTTCTCGGCAGCGACGCCTGCACCGCAGGTCGCCCAGACGAATCCGTGCCCGGAGATCGCCGGGTGCGCTTACCTCGCATCCAACCCCCCGCCCGTGACGAACTGCAAGACCCTCAACGCGAACATGAACGACTCGATCAGCCCGGGATGCTACAACGCGCTGACGGTCGGCACGTGCGGAACGGTTACGCTCCAGCCGGGTCTCTATGTCCTCAACGGGACCAGCGACTTCAGCAACACGAACTTCGTCGGCAACGGCGTGACGTTCTACGTCACGAACAGCGGAACGCCGCCGGACTTCAGCCAGTCGGGCACGGCGACGTTGACGCCGCCGACGACCGGAAACTACAAGAACGTCCTGTACTATCAGGTCCCGACGAACACCAAAGCACCGAACTTCAGCGGCCCGATGAACTTCAGCGGCCTCGTCTACGCTCCGTCCGCTACGGGCGTGGCCTTCGACGGCGCCAAGGGCACCTATAGCGTCGTGGTCTTCGGATCGGCGAAGCTGAACTCGACGACGGCCTACACGTTCGCGTCGCCGCCGCCGAGCGCAACCATCGTCAAGTCCGTGGTGCTCGGACAATAA
- a CDS encoding TadE/TadG family type IV pilus assembly protein has translation MRALKGSDSGAALVEFAVVAPMLALLLIGLIDFGRYTFDAMVASNAARAGALYGAQNLITAKDTTGMTNAALADAQNLPNLTISNASYYCQSPCSSTAPVYYVTVTASGTFTPIIQYPGLASSIKVNETSTQRVQNQ, from the coding sequence ATGCGCGCGCTGAAAGGCTCCGATTCGGGAGCCGCGCTCGTCGAGTTCGCAGTCGTGGCGCCGATGCTGGCTCTGCTGCTCATCGGACTCATCGACTTCGGGCGCTACACGTTCGACGCCATGGTGGCGTCGAACGCGGCGCGGGCCGGCGCTCTGTACGGAGCGCAGAACCTGATCACCGCGAAGGATACGACCGGCATGACCAACGCGGCCCTCGCGGATGCCCAGAACCTACCGAACCTGACGATCAGCAACGCAAGCTACTACTGCCAGAGCCCGTGTTCGTCTACGGCTCCGGTCTACTACGTCACGGTAACAGCCTCGGGCACGTTCACGCCGATCATTCAATACCCCGGCCTTGCGTCGTCGATCAAGGTAAACGAAACTTCAACGCAACGGGTACAAAACCAATGA
- a CDS encoding TadE/TadG family type IV pilus assembly protein: protein MKRHAQRGSSLPEMAIAAGCLLLLMFGIVDFGRAMYTYGFVAQLARQGARYWIVRGTTSCTNSNSQLPNCNASAAQVTSYVQSLSEGLTTPSSITVTPTKVSCPNSGGALPTAAPGCTISVTVSYPFKFMTGILPSAAITMSSTSTMVVAQ, encoded by the coding sequence ATGAAGCGGCACGCACAACGCGGCAGCAGTCTTCCCGAAATGGCCATCGCGGCCGGATGCCTGCTGCTCCTCATGTTCGGCATCGTCGACTTCGGTCGAGCGATGTATACCTACGGGTTCGTCGCGCAGCTAGCGCGTCAGGGGGCTCGTTACTGGATCGTTCGGGGCACGACGTCCTGCACGAACAGCAACAGCCAGCTGCCGAACTGCAACGCTTCGGCCGCCCAAGTTACGTCCTACGTCCAGAGCCTCTCCGAGGGATTGACGACCCCCAGCAGCATCACGGTTACCCCCACGAAAGTCAGTTGTCCGAACTCCGGCGGCGCGCTCCCGACGGCCGCGCCCGGATGCACGATCTCGGTCACGGTCAGCTATCCATTCAAGTTCATGACAGGCATCCTACCAAGCGCCGCGATCACGATGTCGAGCACGTCGACAATGGTGGTGGCACAATAA